In a single window of the Aminomonas paucivorans DSM 12260 genome:
- a CDS encoding GntR family transcriptional regulator, with product MRGDQSTAEEQAYEGVIRLILEGRIPPGFPLVEQQVAEELGLSRTPVRNALRRLAAEGLLENRTGRSCVLPGLSRKDLEDLYRVRLIAEPWVAYDAARQAGEEEREVFENLILRERECYFSGDPKIYEVNKDLHLGIARLTGNRHMEHQVKQLFWRCELYVLFFDNFFRRAGKVELLRDPDRSKSHREHRDLVRAIFENRPNEAKEIMEDHIHSTVAMLLHNSESLRAYGGVSLLEE from the coding sequence ATGAGGGGCGACCAGAGCACTGCGGAAGAGCAAGCCTACGAGGGGGTCATCCGCCTGATCCTGGAGGGGCGCATCCCGCCGGGGTTTCCCTTGGTGGAGCAGCAGGTGGCGGAGGAACTGGGGCTGAGCCGTACCCCGGTGCGCAACGCCCTGCGCCGCCTGGCGGCGGAGGGGCTTCTGGAGAACCGGACCGGCCGGAGCTGTGTGCTTCCGGGGCTTTCCCGGAAGGACCTGGAGGATCTCTACCGGGTTCGTCTCATCGCGGAGCCCTGGGTGGCCTACGACGCGGCCCGACAGGCCGGGGAGGAGGAGCGGGAGGTCTTCGAAAACCTGATCCTCCGGGAGCGGGAGTGCTACTTCTCCGGGGACCCGAAGATCTACGAGGTGAACAAGGACCTCCACCTGGGGATCGCCCGACTCACGGGAAACCGGCACATGGAACACCAGGTGAAGCAGCTTTTCTGGCGTTGCGAACTCTACGTGCTGTTCTTCGACAACTTCTTCCGACGCGCGGGAAAGGTGGAGCTGCTCCGGGATCCGGACCGGTCGAAAAGCCACCGGGAGCATCGGGACCTGGTGCGGGCCATCTTCGAAAACCGTCCCAACGAGGCCAAGGAGATCATGGAGGACCACATCCACTCCACCGTGGCGATGCTGCTGCACAACTCCGAGTCCCTCCGGGCCTACGGGGGAGTGTCGCTTCTGGAGGAGTAG
- a CDS encoding ornithine cyclodeaminase family protein, giving the protein MARIRILNAAQVGQLLVMKDVVEGVERIYRLYSTGRAGLWPTVFHEFDPGVRDMDIKSGYLDGAGIFGLKMVAWSAGNPARGLPALSGVVVVADTDTGLPLGIVDGMSLTSLRTGAAGAVGAARLARPDATRALICGTGAQGRAQLAGLAEVLPSLKHVDASSPDAAGAQAYAEEMGHLHPNLTVRAVPWEERGAAAQQAQVVVACTPSREAYLKSEWIRPGTHINAIGTDARTKQELEPELVRRCRLVADSRAQTLDHGELYHAYSAGLVRREDVAEMGEVLEGLAPGRNSPEEITLFDSTGMALQDLICAHRALQRAEERGVGTLVEL; this is encoded by the coding sequence ATGGCCCGCATCCGCATCCTCAACGCGGCGCAGGTGGGACAGCTTCTGGTCATGAAGGACGTGGTCGAGGGGGTGGAGCGGATCTACCGGCTCTACTCCACCGGTCGGGCGGGGCTGTGGCCCACGGTGTTCCACGAGTTCGACCCGGGGGTCCGGGACATGGACATCAAGTCGGGCTACCTGGACGGGGCGGGGATCTTCGGCCTGAAGATGGTGGCCTGGTCGGCGGGCAACCCCGCCCGAGGGCTCCCCGCCCTCTCCGGGGTGGTGGTGGTGGCGGACACGGACACGGGGCTTCCCCTGGGGATCGTGGACGGCATGAGCCTCACCTCCCTGCGCACCGGGGCCGCCGGGGCGGTGGGGGCGGCCCGGCTTGCCCGGCCCGACGCGACCCGGGCCCTGATCTGCGGCACCGGGGCCCAGGGCCGGGCACAGCTGGCGGGCCTGGCGGAGGTCCTCCCCTCCCTGAAACACGTGGACGCCTCCAGCCCGGATGCGGCGGGCGCCCAAGCCTACGCGGAGGAGATGGGACACCTCCACCCGAACCTGACGGTGCGGGCGGTGCCCTGGGAAGAACGGGGCGCGGCGGCGCAGCAGGCCCAGGTGGTGGTGGCCTGCACCCCCTCCCGGGAGGCCTACCTGAAATCGGAGTGGATCCGACCGGGAACCCACATCAACGCCATCGGCACCGACGCCCGCACCAAGCAGGAGCTGGAACCGGAGCTGGTGAGGCGCTGCCGCCTGGTGGCGGACTCCCGGGCCCAGACCCTGGACCACGGGGAGCTGTACCACGCCTATTCCGCGGGGCTGGTGCGGCGGGAGGACGTGGCGGAGATGGGAGAGGTGCTGGAGGGACTGGCCCCGGGGCGGAACTCCCCGGAGGAGATCACCCTCTTCGACAGCACCGGCATGGCCCTTCAGGACCTGATCTGCGCCCACCGGGCCCTCCAGAGGGCGGAGGAGCGGGGCGTGGGCACCCTGGTAGAACTTTAA
- a CDS encoding aminotransferase class I/II-fold pyridoxal phosphate-dependent enzyme: protein MKIAPFGVEQWMNAYEVGADANLGETCVDSLTLEGLLDLTGRKEEILRELLALRLSYGDIPGSDELRDRVAGLHDRQGRENVMILNGGSAANFLSLYTLVEPGDEVVAVYPTYQQLTGIPESFGAVLRTLPLRPEQGFLPDPEELAALVTSRTKLICLNNPNNPTGALMERPLLERIVRIARDAGAWILCDEVYRFLVHNPKVRVPSVADLYERGVVTGSLSKCFSLAGLRIGWVVGPEAFIGDLFSHRDYTTISCGRLDDRLGCLALEHRGAILGRNLALLRRCASVLERWVDSEPRVSMVKPRAGTTAFLHYDHNLDSQTFCRRLYDRDRTLLVPGTCFDRDRWLRVGYAFAPDDLETGLGRVSSFLRQLESEGL, encoded by the coding sequence ATGAAGATCGCACCCTTCGGCGTGGAGCAGTGGATGAACGCCTACGAGGTCGGGGCAGACGCCAACCTGGGGGAAACCTGCGTGGACTCCCTCACCCTGGAGGGGCTGCTGGACCTCACGGGGCGGAAGGAGGAGATCCTTCGGGAACTCCTGGCCCTGCGGCTTTCCTACGGGGACATCCCGGGAAGCGACGAGCTGCGGGACCGGGTGGCGGGGCTGCACGACCGCCAGGGACGGGAGAACGTGATGATCCTCAATGGGGGGTCCGCGGCCAACTTCCTGTCCCTGTACACCCTGGTGGAGCCGGGGGACGAGGTGGTGGCGGTCTACCCCACCTACCAGCAGCTCACGGGCATCCCGGAATCCTTCGGGGCGGTGCTGCGCACCCTGCCCCTGCGCCCGGAGCAGGGTTTCCTGCCGGACCCGGAGGAGCTGGCCGCCCTGGTCACTTCCCGCACGAAGCTGATCTGCCTGAACAACCCCAACAACCCCACGGGGGCCCTGATGGAACGTCCCCTGCTGGAGCGGATCGTCCGGATCGCCCGGGATGCGGGAGCCTGGATCCTCTGCGACGAGGTGTACCGCTTCCTGGTGCACAATCCCAAGGTCCGGGTGCCCTCGGTGGCGGACCTCTACGAGCGGGGGGTGGTCACGGGAAGCCTTTCCAAATGCTTCTCCCTGGCGGGGCTGCGCATCGGCTGGGTCGTGGGGCCGGAGGCCTTCATCGGGGACCTGTTCTCCCACCGGGACTACACCACCATCAGCTGCGGCCGCTTGGACGACCGGCTGGGATGCCTGGCTCTGGAGCACCGGGGGGCCATCCTGGGGCGAAACCTGGCGCTGCTTCGACGCTGCGCGTCGGTCCTGGAACGCTGGGTGGACTCGGAACCCCGGGTCTCCATGGTGAAGCCCCGGGCGGGCACCACCGCCTTCCTGCACTACGACCACAACCTGGACTCCCAGACCTTCTGCCGCCGTCTCTACGACCGGGACCGGACCCTCCTGGTGCCGGGAACCTGCTTCGACCGGGACCGGTGGCTTCGGGTGGGCTACGCCTTCGCCCCCGACGACCTGGAGACGGGGCTTGGGCGGGTGTCCTCCTTCCTGCGGCAGCTGGAGTCCGAGGGGCTGTGA
- a CDS encoding GntR family transcriptional regulator: MRETEGAAERAYEGLLRLILTEELEPGDNLPALTLAARLGTSRTPVREALRRLAGEGIAELIPGGGARLVDPTPRGIRETFAIRECLEVLAVREAAAYRDPVALARLDQCLGEPEEVPLDPLEAFRRSLAFHLLLSKASGNRELPRVLGGVLAQAQVFLLFYPPPPGETGASREEHRRILEAIRRGDPEGAEARMRDHLRLGMEELGAP, translated from the coding sequence GTGAGGGAGACGGAAGGGGCGGCGGAGCGGGCCTACGAGGGCCTGCTCCGCCTGATCCTCACGGAGGAGCTGGAGCCGGGGGACAACCTCCCCGCCCTGACCCTGGCGGCCCGGCTGGGCACCAGCCGCACCCCCGTGCGGGAGGCCCTGCGCCGTCTGGCGGGAGAAGGGATCGCGGAGCTGATCCCCGGCGGGGGTGCCCGCCTGGTGGACCCCACCCCTCGGGGCATCCGGGAGACCTTCGCCATCCGGGAGTGTCTGGAGGTCCTGGCGGTGCGGGAGGCGGCGGCATACCGGGACCCGGTGGCCCTGGCCCGGCTGGACCAGTGCCTCGGGGAACCGGAGGAGGTCCCCCTGGACCCCCTGGAGGCCTTCCGACGCTCCCTGGCCTTCCATCTCCTCCTGTCGAAGGCTTCGGGGAACCGGGAACTGCCCCGGGTTCTGGGGGGCGTCCTGGCCCAGGCCCAGGTATTCCTCCTCTTCTACCCTCCTCCTCCCGGGGAGACGGGAGCCTCCCGAGAGGAACACCGGCGGATCCTGGAGGCGATCCGTCGGGGAGACCCGGAGGGGGCGGAGGCCCGGATGCGGGACCACCTGCGTCTGGGGATGGAGGAGCTGGGGGCCCCCTGA
- a CDS encoding VOC family protein, whose translation MGETPRYGGSVLLVGDLEASRRFYEGLFGMKVVTDYGPCVGFEGGLSLWLREAALALTGEGPVPRGGRDLELYFETPELDAFAERLRTAGVRWVQGVHEAPWGQRSLRVEDPEGNLVEVAEPLETLVRRLAEGGMGAEAIAERTSMALEDVRRML comes from the coding sequence ATGGGCGAAACACCTCGATACGGGGGCTCGGTGCTGCTGGTGGGGGATCTGGAAGCTTCTCGAAGGTTCTACGAGGGTCTTTTCGGCATGAAGGTCGTGACGGACTACGGGCCCTGCGTGGGGTTCGAGGGGGGGCTCTCCCTCTGGCTGCGGGAGGCCGCCCTGGCCCTCACCGGAGAAGGCCCGGTCCCTCGGGGAGGGCGGGACCTGGAGCTGTACTTCGAGACCCCGGAGCTGGACGCCTTCGCGGAGAGACTCCGGACGGCCGGGGTGCGGTGGGTGCAGGGGGTTCACGAGGCCCCCTGGGGACAGCGCTCCCTGCGGGTGGAGGACCCGGAGGGCAATCTGGTGGAGGTGGCGGAGCCCCTGGAAACCCTGGTGCGCCGTCTGGCCGAAGGGGGCATGGGGGCGGAGGCCATTGCCGAAAGGACCTCCATGGCCCTGGAGGACGTTCGCCGGATGCTGTAG